Genomic segment of Dromiciops gliroides isolate mDroGli1 chromosome 3, mDroGli1.pri, whole genome shotgun sequence:
ATAGGAGAGAagtgaaagaaattattattgaTGGCTTTTTCAAGTTTAGCCACACAAGTCAGGAGAGAGATGGGATCATATCAGGGATGGATAGATGAAGTGAGAGTTCTTTTGGATGGAAAAGACATAGGCATGTTTGTATGTAATAGGGAGTAGCCAATAGACAGGGGGAGATTAAAGACAAATGAGAGAGACCATCCTATATGATAGAGGGTGATAAAGTGGGAAATATGATAGAGGAGATAAACAGGAAAGGGATCACTACTTGAACATGATTTGTAGGGTAGAGGGTTTTGCCTTGGTAAACAGAAGTACCACCTCATCATgtgagaaaggaatgaaggagaagGGAGTGGTAGaagacatctgggtgatgtgatTTAAGGAAGAGAGTAGAAGAAATTCTCAGTGAATGCTTTCAAATTTTGCAGGAAAATATGGGGCAATTGGGGAAATATGGGGAACTatgggaaatttgaggagggatgaaaaagtttggaagagttGCTCTGGTGAGTGAAAGAGTGAGCTAATAAGGGAGATGTAAAAAGATTGCTTAGcaccaagaaaacccaattgATAAGAAATGTAAATATGTTGTGAAATCTGGACAATTCTGTGATTTTCTCTACCTACTTTCAGCAGCAGGTATAAAGAAGTGAATGCAGCATATAGTGAGAGTGATCGAAGACTAAGGGTTGACAAGACACATTATCTTCTCCACATATTATAACATAAGCAGCACTTATTCTTATTTAGTAACTTATTATTAcattttcatgtttaccttttgatATTTCTCTTGCTTGTTCCTAGATAGCTTTCTATACAGCTCGGATTTTTCATCAGGATTGATTGAAAATCACTTCTTTTATtaaaggtctttttaaaaatttaatttaatttttaaatttttttattgcatatatgtttatttagaattttgccaccttacatgcaaaaacaaattgtaggggcagctaggtggcacagtagatagagcaccagccctggagtcaggagtacctgagttcaaatccggcctcagacacttaaaacttactagctgtgtgaccctgggcaagtcacttaaccccaataacctcactaaaaacaaacaaacaaacaaacaaaagaacaaattgtaatatcgatttttataactttgtgttccaaattctcttccttcctccctatcccctcttaagaactcaagcaattcaacataagctatatatgtacagtcatatgaaacatatttggaaaaaaatactttagaaataggaactaatAACAAtgaaatatacttccatctgtattaagataccatcagttctttctctgcagatgaattgtatttttttttcataaatccttcagaattgtcttggatcactgcactactgaaaatagctaagtcattcacagcagacaatcttacaatatttctgttattttgtatacagtacattccaTTTTGAATcaactcatataagtcttcccaagtttttctgatagcatcctgcttatgtttttttttaatagtaaactatatttacatagtactttaaagggagatttccttataaaACAAGCACAAGGTTGATTATTGCAGCAACAATAATAGCCAAAATTTATATATTACCTTataaacctgacaaagaattttcttcacattagctcagcaaagtaagtaccaccaccaccaccaccaccatcatcatcatcatgcattgttcttgcctctgcttcaaattttttccccagtaacTATTGCTgcttccctctatcctattcagTCCCCAAGATattcactccattttctatcttcttttaccctattcctcctcaaaggtgttttgcttctgactgactctcccccaatctgccatcccttcctccaccccccccccatccccttcctcttgcacttttctgcagggcaagatacattactatacccacttgagtgtgtatgttattccctctttgagataattctgatgagtgtaaggttcattcactcccccactactccctcatttcacctctccctttccctttcttcctatgtaatcctctcacccctcagttttaccctaaagatgtcatcatggggcagctaggtgaaacagtggacaaagcaccctcTCTGGAACCTGAAGGTACCAAgcccaaacccagcctcagacacaagacactcaccagctgtgtggccctgggcatacCACCCACCTCTGgctgacccacaaaaaaatagaaacaaaaaataaatactttacacatatcatcccttcataatcaattctgaCCTGTAGCCTCTGCctacatttattcctatcatctgccttaatactgagagagatcttatgagttagatgtatcatcttcccatgtaggaatgtaccAGTTTAACCTTGTAACatcccttttgatttctttttcctgtttacctttttatgattctatagggtcttgtatttgaaagtcaagttttctattcagttcaggtctttttatcaggaataccAGAAAGTCCTCTTTATCactgaagtctcatttttccccctgaaagattcagttttgctgggtaggtgattcttggtttgctttgccctctggaatatcatattctatgccctctgatactttaatgtagaagatgatagatcttgtgctatcctgactgtggctccacagtacttgaattatttctttctcgCTGCtagcagtattttctccttgacctgggagctctggaatttggctataatattcctggaggttttcattttgggatctctttcaggaggtgattggtagattctttcaatttctattttaccttctgcttctatgatatcaggacaatttttcctgacaatctcttggaagatgatatctaaactcttaatcatggttttcagataatccaataattttcaaattatctctcctggacctattttccaggtcagctatttttccaagaagatatttcacattgccctctgttttttcattaatttagatttgctttattgtgtcttggtttcttataaagtttttagcttccatttgttcaagtctaattcttaggcaattattttcttcacagagcttttctatttggtttttcaaactgtttacttttttttcattactttcctgcatccctctcatttctctttccattttttcctcttcctctcttactttatcttcaaagtccttttttgagcacctttatggcctaagaccaattcatatttttcttggaagctttggatgtaggagccctgatgttgctatcctcttctaaggatacacctcaatcttccttgtcactaaagaaactttctatgatcctcacctttttttgcctgctcatcttgccagcctatttcttgacttttgagtccttcttaaagtgggacactgcttccaggctgcagtgtcccaagcttgtgtcccaggtggtaagatttaaggagaggtacattctcagctcacctggcctgtgttctggtctgtaagtaaccacaggctcTTTCATCCTAATTCTTTATCTTAGACTTTAAATTTGAGATGTGTTTTGTATACTTTTAAAGGTAATGAACAACTGTGCTAAGCTTCTATGTTCTTGGATTCTTCTGCTGCTTTTAGAAGGaagttattgttcagtcacatTCAGTCATGACCAGCTATTTATGAGACCATATGGTGTTTTCTCAGcaatgatactggaatggtttgaaaTTCCTTTCTTaagtggattaaggcagaggttaaatgacttgcccaaggtcacatagctactaagatCTGAGgtcaatttgaattcaggtcttcctgactctgtgtccagcactctatccactgagccttctAGATATTgagtgttatatatatatatatatctccaaaaTCTAAGTAATAGCTCCAAAATCTAAGTAATAGCTCAGGCTCTGGACTTGAAAGCTTTCAGCATTGGCAAAGTGGTCTGATCTAAGGAGAATTCTTCTTACTGTCCTCTTGGGCTATGATCTGCGAATTCCTGACTTTGATTTGATTCTGAGCAACATACTTGTGGGCTTGTCCATGATTGATGTGTAGTAAAATATGCTTAGATTGAGTCATTATCATCATGCTGGAAAGCTCAAgttcagagtgacagaacttCCTGCTCTACTTTGATCTGAGATTCTTGCTTTGTTATTCTTATGTAGGCTTCAAACTGGGTTAAAAGATGGAACAGATACACTGTTCCACTCCTGGTATCTGAATCATATAactcctgtttgttttttaaatttgtttcttaaCTTGCTCCACTATACACAGACTATTCTTTATGGCTTGTCTTTGACCTGGAACTCCTCTCCTAGATGTAAATCCCTTCCTTAATTTGCTTTAGATCTGACCCAAAACTAGATAATGAGTGAGAGATCTGTCAGTTGCTACCTACTCCTGCACAAAGCCATGTATATCCTATATGAGTCTGTGACCACGTTTTACCGTGGTGCACATTCTCGGTTCTCTTTCAGTACCTGCACAGTAAAATTCTCTATGCAATAGGCTGCTTCTTAGATCCAATCTCTGGTGTCTGCAAACCTCTCTTGTCAAACCTGGGTTGGAAATTTGacttaactttgattttttttttggaggggggagattGGCTGTATTTCTTTCTGCTATTCTTCCCTGTAATACTACAAATcattattttcaaagtgctttatataagtGGTCCTTtccatcctcaaaacaactctatgaggtaggtgttaatattatgctcattttatagatgagaaaactaagactgagagaAGTTGATTTTCTCAGTGTTACATAGATATTCTAAATCTGAAGTGGAATTTGTACTCCATCTTGTTTATAAGGATAGCATGAGAGACTTTGCATTGCTGAAATAATGGTACATTATAGCATTATACTTATCCtgtcaaaaatgaaatgaggtatTTCTTCCATTTGAAACCATGCtttgtcttttgtgtgtgtgagtgtgtgtgtgaggcgattggggttaagtgacctgcccagggtcacacagctaataagtgttaagtgtctgaggctggatttgaactcaggtccttcagaatccagggccagtgctctatccactgcgccacctagctgcccccatgctttgGCTTAATGATCATCACTTGCCTTTTGAAATATCCTATTTCTCTAATAATACATTCAACAAAATTCCCAGAAACCAAAGTCATTTTCTTATAGTTTGTAAACTCCAACTTCTTCCAATTTTTGATCAGAAATAAATTGGCCTGTATTTAGCCTTTCTTACTTCCTTCTTGTTGTTCATAGATcacaaagcacagtgcctggtacatagtagtgtaatgattggaatgatgccacctgctggagacttactgtagaaaagctgcaccatgaagtgaacgtctctgagggcaaaaccatgggtcttttctttggtgtcaggaagtgacatttgcttgtgggagtaaggaaggaagagcctggtgctctgactggggctctttcctgagaactccagcagagaagggagctagaaatgtgctcttccttagataaatgaatgtaggcttttctctctctctctaccaaattcttattctccttaataaatgcttaaaagtctaactcttgctaaagcttataacttattggtgaccactcattagatattttagatagtctagctagaattttagcccttaacagtaggtactcaataaataattgttgactgaACTGACAGAATCAAATTTGCTACTATTTCAGTACTTTGGGATTTACTTTGTACCAGCTGACTTGAATATATGAAGGGCACCTGCTACTGCCTCACCCTCAAGTCTTTTTCACAGATAATTTTATTTGACAGGGAACATAATTGATTTGTCCTCTCTTCCATTTGCATTATTATAGTCCTACCTAGTTCAAGCAGtggttctttgttttctttgattttcctcttcCTGGGTCCCATGACAGCATTGCTAAAGCTATATTTTGTTGTCCTTTTATTCACTGACAGTCTCATAGTATTCTGAGTTTTATTGTGCCTGACACTAAGTAAGCTTTAATGCCCCTAATGTACTCTTAAAGGCCTATGGCATGGgtttatattcattatttaatACCTTTTCTTGCTTCCAccttccatatatattttttaaatttattttttataatttttattcataactttcaatattcatttcctttttaacatttatttcttaATAAACAAAAAGTTCATTTTCTCACCCTCCAACCTTGTCACATGGGTGgggggaataaagaaaaaagctcTTAAAACAAATTTGcaaagcaaaaaaattataatttcagcagaatcaatgtaaaaaaaaacaaaaacaaccaccatTATATCTCACTCTGTAGCCTGAGTCTATCTCATATCTGTGTATTGTCCATCTGAGATTTGATTGGCAGTGAGAAATAACTCTTTTCTGAGGTCAAGTGGAGTGTTATTCTTTCCAAGAATGTATTTAACACAATGCAGAAATTATAGAGGTAAAAAACTAGTTTTTATTATTACACTGAAGCATAGTTTAGGCCTAAGAGAAAGCCTAAAGAATCATTAGGATTCTTATAAGTTTTCATAGGTAAAATTACATCagaatgacagaaaaataattaatttaaattttgtgGTTTTGTATATTCTTCTTAACCTataaaagttaaagagaaaatagatcCATAATCCCATGCTTCATTCACTATcataaaaattgaacaaataGTTAAACAGAATCATAATCTCATACATACcctaagggaaaaaatatttcatcaaATAATTTCTATAGGTAAACTAAATCACATTACAGATTAAACTACAATTAGAGGATTCACAAAAAGGCCATTGATGAGGAGTACTTACATATTACCAAGGAGCTGAAACAGTTGAGATTATACTTTTGACTCTGTATCTAAATAATGCTTAAGGTtttttagtaattatttttatatcctgCAGAGCAGGTTTTGGTCAGGCGAGGTTAAtattaaccaaaaaaaattgagaaagtatcaaaggaaataaaaaattcccACAAAAGTAGCATGtatggggtatgtgtgtgtgtgtggggggggagtctGAACAAGTTAGTTGGAGTCTCTTAAGTGACAGCAAAGACCAGCAACTGAGGCTCCtgggtcctggctcagcaggctagtAATGCAGAAGTCCATTTGGGAGACCTACCAGCTCTGGATGAAAGGGCAAACATCCAGATAGAGAACCAGCTACAGGACAGGTGCAAattggccaagccatcccagtgcAGAGAGCAAgttcagggcagtgaggaatccaaaaTTCACAGATGTCTCAAAGAAGAAACtatatcccccagcacaagaagcctgTAAGAGGGCCTCTGTGCCCCacaagcagacctcaactttataagattaaaaataggctacaatatgagtaaaaaacagaaaagtagcATTAGTATTGACAGtttctatggcaacagggaagacaaaaactcaaactcagatgaggacaatactatcaaaatgcctacatgtgaagacACAAGGGAGAAGAATTGTTCTCAAGACCACAAAGCCTTctgggaagagctcaaaaaggttttTAATAATCAAATggaagtggtagaagaaaaaatgggaaaagaaatgagagttacacaagaaaattatgaaaaaatcatcaacagcttggaaaaggaagcacaaaaattgactgaagtaaacaattctttaaaaaatacaattggccaaatgaaaaaggaggtataaaagctcaccAAGGAAAGTagacttaaaattaaaattgggcagatgaaaGGTAATGACTCCATGATAGACCAAGAATCtttcaagcagaatcaaaagattaaaaaaatagaagaaaacgtgaaatacttcattggaaagacctggaaaaatagatccagaagagataatctaagaattattgaaccacctgaaagccataatcaagaGTCTAGACACCCTTTTTTGCCCATCCAGCCATCGTAGTGGAAGCTCGGCTGTCATCTCATCATCATGTCCTTTCATAAAACATTCAGAATCAAGAGGTTCCTGGccaagaaacagaagcagaatcATCCCATTCCTCAATGGATTCAAATGAAAACTGGTAATAAGATCAGGTACAATTCAAAGAGGAGACACTGGAGGAGGACCAAACTCGGACTGTAAAGAATGGCCAGTACAACGAAAGACATTCTACATATTCCCCATTCTACCACCCACCCCCTTTACCATGTCATCTATCTAATCATTGATCCATCAATCACCAGATCCATCAATAGCCTCATTGCCCTAGATAAGAAGGAAATACTACGACTGCCCTCCCCATAAGAAGGAAATAATAGTAAGCCTGCCCTCCCTATTTTGGAAGCTGTCTGCTAAGATgcagacatccaaaaaaaaaaagacaacaaaatgtTAGGTTTGTCTTGCCCTTAATGTGTTTCATGGATTGCATTCATGCGTTCAGGTAATGTGTGTGTTGTGATATAGTTTAAATTACTGTTACCTGCATGTCCGTGTCACATTTGTATGTTTGAGGTTATGCTTAAGAGGTAGAGATCATAATGAAACAAGTTAATCCTGTCAATAAGAACCAAGCTCATGCCCTGCCTTGAAAAAGCAGTCACAATAACCtctctgtgttttgttttatgttctaAGGAGTTTTAagagagcacctacctcacagggttgttgtggggatctaAGATTTGCACGCCTTCAGTGTAAGCCTCCAGTGCTGCTAATCCTGAGCTGTCTCAGCCAGATTATGTGCAGCTGACTGTGCTCATTTATCAAACTCACAGTCAGAGAAGTAGCCTGTTGACCCACTGCTTATTTCACACAATAAGCCATCTTAGTTCCTTGTTGGGAGGTGGTAATTAAGTGTTGGCAACCTAAAAGTTGTCGGTTCTTTGCGTGTTCCAGGAAGGCCCAACCTTTGTTAGGAACTAGACCTGATCCAGGTGAATGGCTTCACATTTTTCTGAAGATGATGCAATTCTGCTAATAAAGggcttctaccaaaaaaaaaaaaaaaagagtctagacaccatattcaaGGAATTATCAAGGACAACTTCCCTGATATtggagaatcagaggataaaatcatcattaaaagaatccactgatcaccttctggaagataccccaaaaggaaaactctaaggagtattgtagccaaattacagaattattgggtgaaggataaaatactccaagcagtcagaaagaaactatttaaatatcatggaaccacagtcaggattacacaggacctggcagcttcaacattaaaggatggaaaggcttggaatatgatattcaggaaggcaaaaaagctttgattacaaccaagaatcaactacccagcaaaac
This window contains:
- the LOC122750838 gene encoding 60S ribosomal protein L39-like codes for the protein MSFHKTFRIKRFLAKKQKQNHPIPQWIQMKTGNKIRYNSKRRHWRRTKLGL